A genomic region of Streptomyces rimosus contains the following coding sequences:
- a CDS encoding HAL/PAL/TAL family ammonia-lyase, producing the protein MDTALAANDKAELLIDGHTLTVADVVSGARPADTTRVRARLAEGAVQRIEQSLALKNKVIEAGLPVYGVTSGFGDSNTRQISGLKSEALQTNLIRFLSCGIGPVATPDVIRATMIVRANCLARGASGIRTEILELLLDCLNNDVLPPIPERGSVGASGDLVPLSYVAALLTGQGKALHQGEEKDASAALADAGLGAVVLGAKEGLALVNGTSFMSGFATLAVHDATELAFAADLSTALASQVLQGNPGHFVPFIFDQKPHTGTRTSARTIRELLGNPEDCDPSVDPEGAALTESGFRQLEEPIQDRYSVRCAPHVTGVLRDTLDWAKNWVEVEINSTNDNPLFDVEAGMVRNGGNFYGGHVGQAMDALKTAVASVGDLLDRQLELIVDEKFNNGLTPNLIPRFDADSWEAGLHHGFKGMQIAASGLTAEALKNTMPATSFSRSTEAHNQDKVSMATIAARDARTVVELVRQVAAIHLLALCQAADLRGQECLSAPTRAAYELIRSVSATMDGDRPLARDIELVVGLIASGELRRAVEDAGRD; encoded by the coding sequence ATGGACACTGCCCTGGCAGCCAACGACAAGGCCGAGCTCCTCATCGACGGCCATACGCTGACGGTGGCCGATGTCGTCAGCGGCGCCCGCCCCGCCGACACCACTCGCGTCCGCGCCCGGCTCGCCGAAGGCGCGGTCCAGCGCATCGAGCAGTCCCTCGCGCTCAAGAACAAGGTCATCGAGGCCGGTCTGCCCGTCTACGGCGTCACCTCGGGCTTCGGCGACAGCAACACCCGGCAGATATCCGGCCTCAAGTCGGAGGCCCTGCAGACCAACCTCATCCGGTTCCTGTCCTGCGGCATCGGCCCCGTCGCCACCCCGGACGTCATCCGCGCCACCATGATCGTACGGGCGAACTGCCTGGCCCGGGGCGCCTCCGGGATCCGTACCGAGATCCTCGAACTGCTTCTGGACTGCCTCAACAACGATGTGCTGCCGCCCATCCCCGAGCGCGGCTCGGTCGGTGCGAGCGGCGACCTGGTACCGCTGAGCTACGTGGCCGCGCTGCTGACCGGACAGGGCAAGGCGCTGCACCAGGGTGAGGAGAAGGACGCCAGCGCGGCACTGGCCGACGCCGGTCTCGGTGCGGTGGTGCTCGGGGCCAAGGAGGGCCTCGCGCTGGTCAACGGCACCTCGTTCATGTCGGGTTTCGCCACCCTCGCCGTCCACGACGCCACCGAACTGGCCTTCGCCGCCGACCTGAGCACCGCGCTGGCCTCCCAGGTGCTCCAGGGCAACCCCGGCCACTTCGTCCCGTTCATTTTCGACCAGAAGCCGCACACCGGAACCCGCACCAGCGCCCGGACCATCCGCGAACTGCTCGGCAACCCCGAGGACTGCGACCCGTCCGTGGACCCCGAGGGCGCTGCCCTGACGGAGTCCGGTTTCCGGCAGCTGGAGGAGCCCATCCAGGACCGGTACTCGGTGCGCTGCGCGCCGCATGTGACCGGTGTGCTGCGTGACACCCTGGACTGGGCGAAGAACTGGGTCGAGGTCGAGATCAACTCCACCAATGACAACCCGCTGTTCGATGTGGAAGCGGGCATGGTCCGCAACGGCGGCAACTTCTACGGAGGCCACGTCGGTCAGGCCATGGACGCGCTCAAGACCGCGGTGGCCAGTGTCGGCGACCTGCTGGACCGTCAGCTCGAACTGATCGTCGACGAGAAGTTCAACAACGGGCTCACTCCGAACCTGATCCCGCGGTTCGACGCCGACAGCTGGGAGGCCGGGCTGCACCACGGCTTCAAGGGCATGCAGATCGCCGCCTCCGGCCTCACCGCCGAGGCGCTGAAGAACACCATGCCGGCGACATCGTTCTCCCGGTCGACCGAGGCCCACAACCAGGACAAGGTCAGCATGGCCACCATCGCCGCGCGGGACGCCCGTACGGTCGTGGAACTGGTCCGCCAGGTCGCCGCCATCCACCTCCTGGCCCTGTGCCAGGCGGCGGACCTGCGCGGTCAGGAGTGCCTGAGCGCTCCGACGCGCGCCGCGTACGAGCTGATCCGCTCCGTCTCCGCCACGATGGACGGTGACCGGCCGCTGGCCCGGGACATCGAGCTCGTGGTCGGCCTCATCGCGTCCGGCGAGCTCCGCCGGGCCGTCGAGGACGCCGGGCGGGACTGA
- a CDS encoding GNAT family N-acetyltransferase: MTTATDTVVRRAEPGDIDELIRLRAFLLDGDEEQASLPYIATTPEARRAWRAGYRAWLTEKVSHEDVFVSVAAGPDRLRACAISVIDQRPPSPAQPNGRVAWMQTLVTDPRDRGQGLATAVIDRLFEWAVTRGADVAMMQSSSGAVEFHRRAGWQLSEEGLYHRPVTASREG; the protein is encoded by the coding sequence GTGACGACAGCGACCGACACCGTGGTGCGGCGTGCGGAGCCGGGGGACATCGACGAACTCATCCGTCTGCGCGCCTTCCTGCTCGACGGCGACGAGGAGCAGGCATCGCTCCCGTACATCGCGACGACCCCCGAGGCGCGCAGGGCGTGGCGGGCCGGCTACCGGGCCTGGCTGACGGAGAAGGTCTCCCATGAGGACGTGTTCGTCTCGGTGGCCGCCGGCCCCGACCGGCTCCGTGCGTGCGCCATCTCCGTCATCGACCAGCGTCCCCCCTCGCCTGCTCAGCCCAACGGCCGGGTGGCCTGGATGCAGACCCTCGTCACCGATCCGCGTGACCGGGGCCAGGGGCTGGCCACCGCGGTGATCGACCGGCTCTTCGAGTGGGCGGTCACGCGCGGCGCCGACGTCGCCATGATGCAGAGCAGCAGCGGTGCCGTGGAGTTCCACCGCCGGGCCGGCTGGCAGCTCTCCGAAGAGGGCCTCTACCACCGCCCCGTCACCGCGAGCCGGGAGGGCTGA
- the hemA gene encoding 5-aminolevulinate synthase, which produces MVQQRLPGMSQHPKVVEVMHRAIDEYGAGSGGSRNIGGTHAHYSALEASLAEWHHKEAALVFPTGYSSNDATLRCLLRLLPDPIVLSDELNHASIINGICSTKAERKTFRHNDVAHLEELLAGQPLDRPKIVVFESVYSMDGDVAPIEEIVKLAHEFNALTYLDEVHAIGMYGPRGAGIAADLNVDHLVDIIQGTMAKAIGVIGGYITGSTTLIDAVRSFASGFIFTTSLPPAVVAACHASVEHLKTSTAERDALQSKTAHLRTALEGAGIEVMPCSTTHVLPVLVGDAELCKQSAARLLDLHGIYLQPINSPTVPVGTERFRVNVTPNHSDEDIAHLVRALDEVFTHFGLHRRTA; this is translated from the coding sequence ATGGTGCAGCAACGACTACCTGGGATGTCGCAGCACCCCAAGGTGGTCGAGGTCATGCACCGGGCGATCGATGAGTACGGAGCCGGTTCCGGGGGGTCGCGGAACATCGGCGGAACTCACGCCCACTATTCCGCGCTGGAGGCTTCGCTCGCCGAATGGCACCACAAAGAAGCCGCCCTGGTCTTTCCCACGGGATACAGCTCCAACGATGCGACTCTGCGGTGCCTGCTACGCCTGCTGCCCGATCCCATCGTCCTGTCCGACGAGCTGAACCACGCTTCGATCATCAACGGGATATGCAGCACCAAAGCGGAGCGCAAGACGTTCCGCCACAACGATGTGGCCCACCTGGAAGAGCTGCTCGCCGGCCAGCCTCTGGACCGTCCGAAGATCGTCGTCTTCGAGTCCGTCTACTCGATGGATGGTGACGTCGCCCCCATCGAAGAGATCGTCAAGCTCGCGCACGAGTTCAACGCGCTCACCTACCTCGACGAAGTGCACGCGATCGGCATGTACGGGCCCCGGGGCGCGGGGATCGCCGCAGACCTGAATGTCGATCACCTCGTCGACATCATCCAGGGCACCATGGCCAAGGCGATCGGCGTCATCGGCGGATACATCACCGGCTCGACCACCCTGATCGACGCGGTCCGCAGCTTCGCCTCGGGCTTCATCTTCACCACTTCACTGCCGCCCGCGGTCGTGGCGGCCTGCCACGCCAGCGTGGAACATCTGAAGACCTCCACCGCCGAACGGGACGCGCTGCAAAGCAAGACCGCTCATCTGCGTACGGCCCTGGAGGGCGCCGGGATCGAGGTGATGCCGTGCAGCACGACGCACGTTCTGCCGGTCCTGGTCGGGGACGCCGAGCTGTGCAAGCAGTCGGCCGCACGGCTGCTGGACCTGCACGGCATCTACCTGCAGCCCATCAACTCGCCCACCGTCCCGGTCGGCACCGAGCGATTCCGCGTCAACGTCACGCCGAATCACTCCGACGAGGACATCGCCCACCTGGTCCGCGCCCTGGACGAGGTCTTCACCCACTTCGGCCTTCACAGGAGGACAGCGTGA
- a CDS encoding AMP-binding protein, whose translation MREVSVSTAAAVHRWAQVAGDAPAIIYEGTETTYAQLSARVREMAGALSQGGLRAGDRVAYLGHNSALLLETALAAAHLGAIFLPANFRLAAEEVSYLLHDSGTHTVVAEDGHRPVVDRIADGSPVRRFLLGDRDPLVPAATSAHPRWEPLSEAGGSAPRGEAVKVGPDDTAVLMYTSGTTGRPKGVMLTHGNLWWNHLNVTGSLDVRPRHTTLAVAPMFHIGGLNAFTLGALARGGTVVVRRAFEPAQCLDDLARYRVNSVFAVPVMFAALACTSGFAEADLTALTAAVVAGAPVPGQLVRDYAARGVRLQQAWGLTETAPFATYLPGHLVGDHPDSAGFPMPYTEIRLTNPETGATVTEARVPGEVCVRGPHVTPGYWNNPEATAAAFDCSGWFHSGDIGYLDEGGLLHIVDRLKDMIISGGENVYPAEIERVLAAHPDVHDVAVVGVPHPKWGETPIAVLRQDGAAPRLTIEEVRAYAGQRLARYKLPTAVSHVEALPRNPSGKLDKVALRAWALSEYETAGPLNH comes from the coding sequence ATGAGAGAAGTCAGCGTCAGCACGGCCGCGGCCGTGCACCGATGGGCGCAGGTCGCCGGTGACGCGCCGGCCATCATCTACGAGGGCACCGAGACCACGTACGCCCAACTGAGCGCCCGCGTACGCGAGATGGCCGGCGCCCTGTCCCAGGGTGGACTGCGGGCCGGGGACCGCGTCGCCTACCTCGGACACAACAGCGCGCTGCTGCTGGAGACGGCGCTCGCCGCCGCCCACCTCGGAGCGATCTTCCTCCCGGCCAACTTCCGGCTCGCCGCCGAGGAAGTGTCCTACCTGCTCCACGACTCCGGCACCCACACCGTGGTCGCCGAGGACGGGCACCGGCCGGTCGTCGACCGTATCGCCGACGGCTCGCCGGTCCGCCGCTTCCTGCTCGGCGACCGTGACCCGCTCGTCCCGGCCGCCACCTCGGCCCATCCGCGCTGGGAGCCGCTGTCCGAGGCGGGCGGGAGCGCTCCGCGCGGCGAAGCCGTCAAGGTCGGTCCGGACGACACCGCCGTACTGATGTACACCTCGGGGACGACGGGCCGTCCGAAGGGCGTGATGCTGACCCACGGCAACCTGTGGTGGAACCACCTCAACGTGACCGGTTCCCTCGACGTACGCCCCCGCCACACCACACTCGCGGTGGCGCCCATGTTCCACATCGGCGGCCTCAACGCTTTCACCCTGGGCGCCCTGGCCCGCGGCGGCACCGTGGTCGTCAGGCGGGCTTTCGAACCCGCCCAGTGTCTTGACGACTTGGCGCGGTATCGGGTGAACAGCGTGTTCGCGGTGCCGGTGATGTTCGCCGCGCTGGCCTGCACCTCCGGATTCGCCGAAGCCGACCTGACCGCGCTGACGGCCGCGGTCGTGGCCGGGGCCCCGGTGCCGGGGCAGCTGGTACGCGACTACGCGGCCCGTGGCGTCCGGTTGCAGCAGGCATGGGGGCTGACCGAGACCGCGCCGTTCGCGACGTACCTGCCTGGACACCTGGTCGGCGACCACCCCGACTCGGCCGGCTTCCCCATGCCGTACACCGAGATACGGCTGACGAACCCCGAGACGGGAGCCACCGTCACCGAAGCGCGGGTGCCGGGGGAGGTCTGCGTCAGGGGGCCGCACGTCACCCCGGGCTACTGGAACAACCCCGAAGCGACCGCGGCGGCGTTCGACTGCTCCGGCTGGTTCCACTCCGGGGACATCGGCTACCTCGACGAGGGGGGACTGCTGCACATCGTCGACCGCCTCAAGGACATGATCATCAGCGGCGGGGAGAACGTCTACCCCGCCGAGATCGAGCGGGTACTCGCCGCGCACCCCGACGTCCATGACGTGGCGGTGGTGGGTGTGCCGCACCCCAAGTGGGGCGAGACCCCGATCGCGGTGCTGCGCCAGGACGGCGCGGCGCCCCGGCTCACCATCGAGGAAGTCCGCGCGTACGCCGGTCAGCGGCTGGCCCGCTACAAGCTGCCGACCGCCGTCAGCCATGTGGAAGCCCTGCCCCGCAACCCCAGCGGAAAGCTCGACAAGGTGGCTCTGCGGGCCTGGGCGCTGAGTGAGTACGAGACCGCCGGACCGCTCAACCACTGA